CATTTTTGTTGGGTTTCCCCGCCGGGGTTTTCTCTTTGACGCTTGCCATGAGGAGTATGTTCGATAAAATCGACAATCGCTGGTGATTGGTAATGTCAATTATCCAGACGATGTCAACAGAATAGAGAGTCTGTTTCTACAACAAACCGACTGTATCTTTGTTGCCAATATCAAATTGCTCAATTAAACAAGCAATTGACTGCCGCGAAATTACGCATTATCGCGTTATGCGCTACATCTATGTACCTCGAAAAACTGAGCCTGACCAATTTTAAAAATTACGAAGACGCCCGATACTCATTTGGGAAACAGGTAAATGTAATTGTAGGGCCCAACGGAAGCGGTAAGACCAATCTGCTTGACGCCGTTTATTTTCTGGCGTTGAGCAAAAGCGCTTTTCAGAATCAGGATGCGTTTAGTATCCTGCACGATGCAGATTATTTTATTCTTGACGGCGTTTTTGAAGAACATGAGCATAGTGGTCATCCGAATCGGGTACAAATCACAATCAGCGTGCAGCGAGGCCAGCGAAAGGTGCTGATGGCCAATAAAAAGCCTTATGAACGCTTTAGTGAGCATATTGGCCGTTTTCCCGTCGTGTTGATTGCGCCAAACGATACCGATCTGGTACGGGAGCATAGTGAGGAACGGAGGCAGTTTTTCGATGGTGTGCTTTCGCAGATGGATGCTGATTACTTACAGAATTATTTGATGTATCAGCAGATTCTGAAACAGCGAAACAGTCTGCTCAAACTATTTGCCGACCGAAATCAGGTAGACAACGATATGCTGGACACCTACGATTATCCGCTGCTGGACCTAGGTCAGAAAATACACGATCGTCGAAAACGGTTTGTCGACGAATTCATGCCGGGCTTTCGCGAACACTATGCTTACCTAAGCGATGGCCGGGAGGAAGTGTTCATCGTGTATGAGTCGGAGGTGAGTAACCCTGGATTTGCCGAAGAGTTCCGCCATTTTCGTCGGCGCGATACAGTGTTGCAACGGACAACGATGGGCGTTCATAAAGACGATTATACGTTCCTGATCGATAATGGGAGCGGCCAGCAAGTACCCCTGAAAAAATTCGGATCGCAGGGGCAGCAGAAAACATTTGTGATTGCCCTAAAACTGGCTCAGTTTGATTCACTTGAAGCCGAAAAAGGAGTTAAGCCCATTTTACTGCTGGATGATATCTTCGATAAGCTGGACGACCGACGCATTAGCAAGTTGATTCAGCA
This window of the Spirosoma aerolatum genome carries:
- the recF gene encoding DNA replication/repair protein RecF (All proteins in this family for which functions are known are DNA-binding proteins that assist the filamentation of RecA onto DNA for the initiation of recombination or recombinational repair.) yields the protein MYLEKLSLTNFKNYEDARYSFGKQVNVIVGPNGSGKTNLLDAVYFLALSKSAFQNQDAFSILHDADYFILDGVFEEHEHSGHPNRVQITISVQRGQRKVLMANKKPYERFSEHIGRFPVVLIAPNDTDLVREHSEERRQFFDGVLSQMDADYLQNYLMYQQILKQRNSLLKLFADRNQVDNDMLDTYDYPLLDLGQKIHDRRKRFVDEFMPGFREHYAYLSDGREEVFIVYESEVSNPGFAEEFRHFRRRDTVLQRTTMGVHKDDYTFLIDNGSGQQVPLKKFGSQGQQKTFVIALKLAQFDSLEAEKGVKPILLLDDIFDKLDDRRISKLIQQMDEGAFGQIFITDARPERTRELLNPVQADVRFFQIGQR